A single genomic interval of Sinorhizobium garamanticum harbors:
- a CDS encoding MerR family transcriptional regulator, which produces MSQDSRKQADDPFGFLPQLPLPYHGPDDRLAIAEMAEVFGVTHRTLHFYEEKGLLTAARMGPMRVYGEDHIRRMAVINACREIDMPIAAIQELMAALDRAESQARADELFDAALQARRRELAAQQSILRRQMQKIAELLEARSAEGEDGPTAAEHVHLSPIESDCLGFMAEGYPASRIAGLMDMDLTAALTLESGIIRKFGAHNRFQAVAKAVLAGLIASE; this is translated from the coding sequence ATGTCGCAGGATTCCAGGAAACAGGCGGACGACCCCTTCGGCTTTCTGCCGCAACTGCCCTTACCCTACCATGGTCCGGACGACCGGCTCGCTATCGCTGAGATGGCGGAGGTTTTCGGGGTGACGCACCGGACATTGCATTTCTATGAAGAGAAAGGCTTGCTGACCGCTGCGCGGATGGGGCCGATGCGCGTTTATGGCGAGGACCATATCCGCCGCATGGCAGTGATAAATGCCTGCCGTGAGATCGACATGCCGATCGCCGCGATCCAGGAACTGATGGCGGCACTCGATCGCGCCGAAAGCCAGGCGCGCGCAGACGAATTGTTCGACGCCGCCTTGCAGGCCCGTCGCCGCGAACTCGCTGCCCAGCAATCGATCCTGCGCCGTCAGATGCAAAAAATCGCCGAGCTGCTCGAAGCGAGATCTGCGGAGGGCGAAGACGGTCCGACGGCAGCGGAACATGTTCACCTGTCGCCGATCGAGTCCGATTGCCTCGGCTTCATGGCCGAAGGCTATCCGGCCTCCCGCATAGCCGGACTAATGGACATGGACCTGACCGCGGCCCTCACGCTGGAATCCGGGATCATCCGCAAGTTCGGCGCGCACAATCGCTTTCAGGCCGTCGCCAAGGCCGTTCTCGCCGGCCTGATCGCATCGGAATAG
- a CDS encoding EF-hand domain-containing protein — MKRIVLLTAFALSQAVVAAAQNRPAAMNQGQMDQLDRNRNGAVDQSEYESFMTSAFVSLDKNKDGSLRREEVGQILNAQQFAATDANRDGRLTQNEFLTRVMADFKAADRSRDGNLQ; from the coding sequence ATGAAACGGATAGTGCTACTAACCGCATTCGCACTCTCACAGGCCGTTGTGGCCGCCGCGCAGAATCGACCGGCGGCCATGAACCAGGGTCAAATGGATCAGCTCGACCGCAACAGGAATGGTGCGGTCGACCAGTCCGAGTACGAGTCCTTCATGACCTCGGCCTTCGTAAGCCTGGACAAGAACAAGGACGGCAGCCTGCGCAGAGAAGAAGTTGGCCAAATTCTGAACGCGCAACAATTTGCCGCCACTGACGCCAACCGCGACGGCAGGCTCACGCAAAACGAGTTCCTGACCAGGGTCATGGCCGACTTCAAGGCCGCCGACCGCAGTCGCGACGGCAATCTGCAGTAG
- a CDS encoding DUF899 family protein translates to MTTTLIPATELAARNHASFPNESDEYRRARNALLAEEIELRRHIERVAELRRQLPPGGEVTKDYRFEGENGPVTLADLFGGKDTLIIYSYMFGPKRDKPCPMCTSLMGAWERKVPDIEQRVALALVARSPIERLVAAKKDRGWTQLKVYSDGDGAFTRDYVSAEDADVPGYTVFTRRDGTIRHFWSAEMNDKMADPGQDPRDAPDLDPLWTLLDTTPEGRGKDWYPKLAYPNGG, encoded by the coding sequence ATGACGACCACACTCATCCCGGCGACGGAGCTGGCGGCGAGGAACCACGCCAGCTTTCCCAACGAAAGCGACGAGTACCGACGAGCGCGCAACGCGCTTCTCGCGGAGGAAATCGAGCTCAGGCGTCATATCGAGCGCGTGGCCGAGTTGCGCCGGCAATTGCCGCCGGGCGGCGAAGTTACCAAGGACTATCGTTTTGAGGGCGAGAACGGGCCCGTCACGCTTGCCGATCTTTTCGGCGGCAAGGACACGCTCATCATCTATAGCTACATGTTCGGCCCGAAGCGCGACAAACCCTGCCCCATGTGCACCTCGCTGATGGGAGCATGGGAGCGCAAGGTCCCGGATATAGAGCAGCGCGTCGCGCTCGCCCTGGTTGCCCGCTCACCGATCGAGCGGCTGGTGGCTGCGAAGAAGGACCGCGGGTGGACCCAGCTCAAGGTCTACTCCGACGGAGACGGCGCCTTCACCCGCGACTATGTCAGCGCCGAGGATGCGGATGTCCCCGGCTACACGGTCTTCACCCGCCGCGACGGCACCATCCGCCATTTCTGGAGCGCTGAAATGAACGACAAGATGGCCGACCCCGGCCAGGACCCGCGCGACGCACCGGACCTCGACCCGCTGTGGACCCTTCTCGACACCACGCCCGAAGGCCGCGGCAAGGATTGGTATCCGAAGCTCGCATACCCCAACGGTGGGTGA
- a CDS encoding ATP-dependent DNA helicase, with amino-acid sequence MQFAPQQDEALQAVSRWLKEGRSPLFRLFGYAGTGKTTLARHFAEHVDGEVLFAAFTGKAAQVLRSKGASNAKTIHSLIYRPRGEEEVEDEETGKTSIAPMFSINRQSPVAKAALIIVDECSMVDEALGKDLMSFGTPILVLGDPGQLPPVSGGGYFTNQEPDYLLTDIHRQARDNPIIQLAMQVREGSEIMHGDYGTAQVIGRGQVTQELVLEADQVLVGTNRTRRRYNQRLRELKGFTSEYPQSGDKLVCLRNDPAKGLLNGSLWQVMSSSKETVKPGINLMIRPEDDDMDRGAAKIKLLKAAFEDVEGEIPWSTRKRYDEFDYGYALTVHKAQGSQWNNVVLFDESFAFRDTRERWLYTAITRAAERLTIVR; translated from the coding sequence ATGCAGTTCGCTCCGCAACAGGATGAGGCCTTGCAGGCCGTTTCGCGCTGGCTGAAGGAAGGGCGCTCGCCGCTCTTCCGGCTGTTCGGCTATGCCGGAACCGGCAAGACCACGCTCGCCCGCCATTTCGCCGAGCACGTGGACGGCGAGGTGCTGTTTGCCGCCTTCACCGGCAAGGCAGCACAGGTGCTGCGTTCCAAGGGGGCGAGCAATGCCAAGACCATCCACTCGCTGATCTACCGGCCGCGTGGTGAGGAGGAGGTGGAGGACGAGGAAACCGGCAAAACCTCGATCGCGCCGATGTTCTCGATCAACCGGCAGAGCCCGGTGGCCAAGGCGGCACTGATCATCGTCGACGAATGCTCGATGGTCGACGAGGCGCTCGGCAAGGACCTGATGAGCTTCGGCACGCCGATCCTCGTTCTTGGCGATCCGGGACAATTGCCGCCGGTCTCTGGCGGCGGCTATTTCACCAATCAGGAGCCGGATTACCTGCTGACCGATATCCACCGCCAGGCGCGCGACAATCCGATTATTCAGCTTGCCATGCAGGTGCGCGAGGGCAGCGAGATCATGCATGGCGACTACGGTACCGCGCAGGTGATCGGGCGTGGGCAGGTGACGCAGGAACTGGTGCTGGAGGCCGACCAGGTGCTCGTCGGCACCAACCGGACTCGGCGGCGCTACAACCAGCGCCTTCGCGAGCTGAAAGGCTTCACCAGCGAATATCCGCAATCCGGCGACAAGCTGGTCTGCCTTCGGAACGATCCGGCCAAGGGGCTGCTAAACGGCTCGCTCTGGCAGGTGATGAGCTCGTCGAAGGAAACGGTGAAGCCGGGCATCAACCTGATGATCCGCCCGGAAGACGACGACATGGATCGCGGTGCGGCGAAGATCAAGCTCTTGAAGGCTGCTTTCGAGGATGTCGAGGGCGAGATCCCCTGGTCCACCCGCAAGCGTTACGACGAGTTCGACTACGGCTACGCGCTGACGGTGCACAAGGCGCAGGGCTCGCAGTGGAACAATGTCGTGCTCTTCGACGAGAGCTTTGCCTTTCGCGACACGCGCGAACGCTGGCTCTATACGGCAATCACCCGCGCGGCGGAACGGCTGACGATCGTCCGGTGA
- a CDS encoding NAD(P)H-binding protein has translation MMLVTGASGYVGGAVLKRLSERGHSVSAMVRNVGRAAEVGAAGVPIRIANYDDRASLERAFEGIDRLVFVASDGDARAVMRQHANVIDAAADAGVGHIVFTSIVDIDAASTFYFTPVYRDAERRLAARGAGATILRCGLYADFILSSWLHPARATGELALPVAEALVAPISRDDIAEALATVAALETPASLYHLTGPKAYCFEEIATAASTAFGTEMRYVPSAPADYLERLWAEMPDPWPHAFSSLCRSISEGRYGTVFPDFERLAGRPAEDFESFLRKAESGRAL, from the coding sequence ATGATGCTTGTGACGGGAGCCTCGGGTTATGTCGGCGGGGCCGTGCTGAAGCGGCTTTCCGAAAGGGGGCATTCCGTTTCCGCGATGGTGCGCAATGTCGGCAGGGCGGCCGAGGTTGGCGCCGCCGGCGTGCCGATACGGATCGCCAATTATGACGACCGGGCGAGCCTCGAGCGGGCCTTTGAGGGTATCGACCGGCTCGTCTTCGTTGCCAGCGACGGCGACGCGCGGGCCGTGATGCGCCAGCACGCGAACGTCATCGATGCCGCGGCCGATGCCGGGGTCGGGCACATCGTCTTTACGAGCATCGTCGACATCGACGCGGCCTCGACCTTCTATTTCACGCCCGTCTATCGCGACGCCGAGCGTCGGCTTGCCGCCCGCGGGGCAGGGGCGACGATTCTGCGCTGTGGTCTCTACGCGGATTTTATCCTCTCTAGCTGGCTCCATCCGGCCCGCGCCACGGGGGAGCTCGCCCTGCCAGTCGCTGAAGCTCTGGTTGCGCCGATCTCGCGCGATGACATCGCCGAGGCGCTCGCGACCGTAGCGGCCTTGGAAACACCCGCCAGCCTTTACCACCTCACCGGACCGAAGGCGTATTGCTTCGAGGAGATCGCGACGGCCGCAAGCACCGCGTTCGGAACAGAGATGCGCTACGTTCCCTCTGCGCCGGCCGACTATCTCGAACGCCTCTGGGCCGAGATGCCCGATCCCTGGCCGCATGCCTTTTCATCGTTGTGCAGATCGATTTCCGAGGGACGTTATGGAACCGTTTTCCCGGATTTCGAGCGTTTGGCGGGAAGGCCCGCGGAGGATTTCGAAAGTTTTCTTCGCAAGGCGGAGTCAGGGAGAGCGCTTTGA
- a CDS encoding AbrB family transcriptional regulator — MRPEHPATPSPPENAGIGRLRPALQWCVLAPLSLVFAAILETIGLPAGLLIGPMLAGALVGMNGGTIRLPHQLYFCVQFILAMMIAGSMTPALLVAFSGNWPLFLAVVLAVIGVSTLCGWIMTRMRILPGTTAIWGSSAGAASTMLLMADAYGADARLVAFMQYLRVVFVASAATLVAHLWVTGAEVSATTDWFAPIAGFPFLATLAVGLAGGFLGKVLRLPGGIFLVPFAVGTVLNITGTLTTELPRWLIALCSVMLGWNIGLGFTRAILAHARRALVPTVISILILMSFSGLLAALLIVAAGIDPLTAYLATSPGGIDSIAVIATSSNVDVSFVMALQTVRVLIITMLGPALARFVADRA, encoded by the coding sequence TTGAGACCGGAACACCCAGCAACGCCCTCCCCGCCGGAAAACGCAGGGATCGGCCGCTTGCGGCCGGCGTTGCAGTGGTGCGTGCTCGCGCCCCTCTCGCTCGTCTTCGCCGCGATCCTCGAGACGATCGGCCTTCCGGCCGGTCTGCTGATAGGCCCGATGCTCGCCGGCGCACTCGTCGGCATGAACGGTGGCACGATCCGCCTGCCGCATCAGCTCTACTTCTGCGTCCAGTTCATCCTGGCGATGATGATCGCCGGCTCGATGACGCCCGCTCTCCTGGTCGCATTTTCCGGGAACTGGCCGCTCTTCCTGGCCGTCGTTCTTGCCGTCATCGGTGTCAGCACGCTTTGCGGCTGGATCATGACGCGGATGCGCATCCTGCCTGGCACGACGGCGATCTGGGGCTCCTCGGCGGGCGCCGCTTCGACGATGCTGCTGATGGCGGATGCCTATGGTGCCGATGCAAGACTGGTCGCCTTCATGCAATACTTGCGCGTCGTCTTCGTCGCCAGCGCCGCCACGCTGGTCGCCCACCTGTGGGTCACCGGCGCCGAGGTCAGCGCCACGACAGACTGGTTCGCGCCGATCGCCGGCTTCCCCTTCCTGGCAACACTTGCCGTCGGCCTTGCCGGCGGCTTCCTTGGCAAGGTCCTGCGCCTGCCGGGTGGCATCTTCCTCGTGCCTTTCGCCGTCGGTACCGTTCTCAACATCACCGGCACGCTGACGACGGAGCTGCCGCGATGGCTGATTGCCCTGTGCTCCGTCATGCTCGGCTGGAACATCGGCCTCGGTTTCACCCGCGCGATCCTGGCACATGCCCGCCGGGCATTGGTGCCGACGGTCATTTCCATACTCATTTTGATGTCCTTTTCCGGATTGCTTGCGGCGCTTCTGATCGTCGCCGCGGGTATCGATCCGCTGACGGCCTATCTCGCCACCAGCCCGGGCGGCATCGATTCGATCGCTGTCATCGCCACGTCGAGCAATGTCGACGTGTCCTTCGTCATGGCGCTGCAGACAGTGCGGGTGCTGATCATCACCATGCTCGGCCCGGCTCTCGCCCGCTTCGTCGCCGACCGCGCCTAA
- a CDS encoding TfuA-like protein — MTDTSNQGPILVFLGPTLRLAEAEAVLDAIYLQPAAQGDILLAAHAFHPRAMVLIDGQFEDRPAVRHKEILWAMAQGIVMIGAASMGALRAAELDAFGMIGVGLIYRWYRRWRLAPDDAVAVHSGPAELGFPPLTDSLVDLQRTLSSLMRRDLIGAAERDLLTTIARKTNFRERSLDAVLRAAGWRGDQAKKLRSEIVGQKKRDALLALHRAPALALQCPEARGPADWVATNTFIRDLEAGGIDSNLANTYKLNL, encoded by the coding sequence ATGACCGATACAAGCAATCAAGGCCCGATCCTGGTGTTTCTTGGCCCGACGCTGAGGCTCGCGGAAGCGGAGGCGGTGCTCGACGCCATCTATCTGCAGCCGGCCGCACAAGGCGACATCCTGCTTGCCGCCCATGCATTTCATCCGCGCGCGATGGTTCTGATCGACGGACAATTCGAGGACCGGCCTGCGGTCCGGCACAAGGAAATTCTATGGGCAATGGCGCAAGGCATTGTAATGATCGGTGCCGCCAGCATGGGAGCGCTCCGGGCAGCGGAGCTCGATGCGTTCGGCATGATCGGCGTCGGCCTGATCTATCGATGGTATCGGCGCTGGCGGTTGGCGCCCGACGATGCGGTTGCCGTTCATTCAGGCCCTGCCGAGCTCGGCTTTCCACCCCTGACGGACTCGCTTGTCGATCTCCAGCGAACGTTATCGAGCCTGATGCGCCGCGATCTAATCGGGGCCGCCGAGCGTGATCTGCTCACAACGATCGCGCGAAAGACGAACTTCCGGGAACGCTCTCTTGACGCGGTGCTGCGAGCCGCCGGATGGCGGGGCGACCAGGCGAAGAAACTGCGAAGCGAAATCGTGGGGCAGAAGAAACGCGACGCACTCCTTGCGCTGCATCGCGCGCCGGCCCTTGCGCTACAATGCCCGGAGGCGCGTGGCCCCGCCGACTGGGTTGCGACGAACACCTTCATCCGCGATCTGGAGGCTGGTGGCATTGACTCAAATTTAGCGAACACTTATAAATTGAATCTGTAA
- a CDS encoding ATP-binding protein: protein MLRESRNNTPRRLTKRAGRGSSGHDSERRIVTALCYDLVGSTDLFQRMDIEDYQELMTAFAAAARQSIASHSGIIQHEAGDGGVALFPIELDAKDAASLAIRAGLGIIDGCRRVGHEAGRDDLHVRVGVATSVALVTEAKMENWTQEAVTGAALAMAARLEAIAEPDSVLVSEDTRNLAGRSHAFVFQGSKLLKGFSEPEKVWRALGHKIEVNRFYAYGRLGGPFIGRESELAAIASVWEGVVAGKGEVVLIEGEAGIGKSRLLREVRRKTRDRRSKLFFFQCLPGGLRSTLHPLRNSFPGDISEAGGQLTAAAVANLFERNGIYDAEATDVFAYLLGAKGANEFLSGSDPKAVREKAHQALLRALKAACRNGPVVVVVEDVHWIDPTSQDLLAEAAQVLHELPILLVVTSRPRSQATGHQPAGSPAHWLDAANPKRITLHALDRDDTRLAIRARWPEHRLAMLPDLFDVTERISGGVPLFIEEICQWASQNVGADTMNLSETVKPSHVSAFESILDARLQHLGPARDVARAGAIAGSQFTLPLLHALLPDFSKRALASAADTLCETGFLIRIRAPGRIAYGFRHVLIQETIYNALLRKQRQTLHRRLFGAVSQDHQVAAWIDTGELAEHAERAGLLENAIELFIAAGKESSSRSAMVEARQYLEHALALSERLGDGHKVEPLQLSALTALGPILTGLVGLNSPPARKLYEDGVEIARRQPMEDQSKWFPIYWGWWFTGADFRVMHDRALQVQTMLAETEDPEIRLQINHCIWAIDFNLGHHHETQEAIEAGLTLYDEQSAKTGRTLYGGHDAKVCGLGQLALSLWLTGQQKASDAALSEMIAFVDRIEHAPSKAHSLDTEAVSAFYRDDFERLIDVSRRMAEFARKHEMQSLTGMSLLFEGWARANLENLASGHRTFQDGLSLLKQLGAVIDLPIYLYMHATMLGLAQKYQAAIDVANEAIEKANETHHAYWLAELYRCRAVLRARGNAAKDIVAADLRSALEIAERQGAKALVERARRSMRELGIDIER from the coding sequence ATGCTTCGCGAGAGCCGGAACAACACACCACGACGATTGACCAAGCGCGCAGGGCGCGGCTCATCCGGGCATGACAGCGAGCGGCGCATCGTAACCGCGCTCTGCTACGATCTCGTCGGCTCGACCGACCTCTTCCAACGTATGGACATCGAAGACTACCAGGAACTGATGACCGCCTTTGCGGCTGCGGCGAGGCAATCGATCGCCTCTCATTCCGGTATCATCCAGCACGAGGCGGGCGACGGCGGCGTGGCGCTGTTTCCGATCGAACTCGATGCAAAAGATGCGGCATCGCTCGCCATCCGCGCCGGGCTGGGCATCATCGACGGCTGCAGGCGTGTCGGCCATGAGGCCGGACGTGACGATTTGCACGTTCGGGTCGGCGTCGCGACGTCGGTCGCGCTCGTCACCGAGGCGAAGATGGAGAACTGGACGCAGGAAGCCGTCACGGGCGCGGCGCTCGCGATGGCGGCCCGCCTGGAGGCCATCGCCGAGCCGGACAGCGTTCTGGTTTCAGAGGACACGCGCAATCTGGCGGGCCGATCGCACGCCTTCGTGTTCCAGGGCAGCAAGTTGCTCAAGGGGTTTTCCGAGCCGGAAAAGGTGTGGCGCGCGCTCGGGCACAAGATCGAGGTCAATCGATTTTACGCCTATGGAAGGCTCGGCGGTCCGTTCATCGGACGCGAAAGCGAGCTGGCTGCGATCGCCAGTGTCTGGGAGGGTGTGGTTGCCGGTAAAGGCGAAGTGGTGCTGATCGAGGGGGAGGCTGGCATCGGCAAGTCCCGCCTGTTGCGGGAGGTTCGCCGCAAGACGCGCGACCGGCGGTCCAAGCTGTTTTTCTTCCAGTGCCTTCCAGGCGGGCTCCGCTCGACGCTGCATCCGTTGCGCAACAGTTTCCCCGGCGACATCTCGGAAGCCGGCGGGCAGCTGACGGCGGCAGCGGTGGCAAACCTCTTCGAACGGAACGGGATTTACGATGCGGAAGCCACGGACGTCTTCGCCTATCTGCTCGGAGCGAAGGGGGCAAACGAGTTTTTATCGGGCAGCGATCCGAAGGCGGTCCGCGAAAAGGCGCATCAGGCCCTGCTCCGCGCACTGAAAGCGGCCTGCCGAAACGGCCCGGTCGTCGTCGTGGTCGAGGATGTGCACTGGATCGACCCCACCTCGCAGGACCTGCTGGCGGAAGCCGCACAGGTTCTGCACGAGCTTCCGATCCTCCTTGTTGTCACCTCGCGCCCGCGATCGCAGGCGACGGGACACCAACCGGCGGGGAGCCCGGCGCACTGGCTCGATGCGGCAAATCCGAAGCGTATTACTCTCCACGCGCTCGATCGCGACGACACGCGGCTGGCGATCAGGGCGAGATGGCCCGAGCACAGGCTCGCCATGCTTCCCGACCTTTTCGATGTGACGGAAAGAATATCGGGCGGCGTTCCCCTGTTCATCGAAGAGATCTGCCAATGGGCGTCGCAGAATGTGGGCGCCGACACGATGAACCTCTCGGAAACCGTCAAGCCCAGTCACGTCTCGGCCTTCGAGAGCATCCTTGACGCGCGTCTCCAGCATCTGGGGCCCGCCCGGGATGTGGCGCGAGCGGGAGCGATTGCGGGCTCTCAGTTCACGCTGCCATTGCTGCACGCGCTCTTGCCGGATTTCAGTAAGAGGGCGCTGGCAAGTGCGGCCGATACCCTCTGCGAGACCGGATTCTTGATACGCATCAGGGCGCCGGGGCGCATCGCCTACGGCTTTCGCCACGTGCTGATCCAGGAGACGATCTACAACGCACTGTTGCGCAAGCAGCGGCAGACATTGCATCGCCGCCTTTTCGGTGCCGTCAGTCAGGACCACCAGGTGGCAGCCTGGATCGACACCGGCGAGCTCGCCGAGCATGCGGAACGGGCAGGGCTTCTCGAAAACGCGATCGAGCTGTTCATCGCGGCGGGAAAGGAGAGCTCGAGCCGCTCGGCGATGGTCGAGGCGCGCCAATATCTCGAACACGCCTTGGCGCTCTCCGAGCGGCTGGGCGACGGGCACAAGGTCGAGCCGCTGCAGCTTTCGGCGCTGACCGCACTTGGGCCGATCCTGACCGGGCTGGTGGGGCTGAACTCGCCGCCTGCGCGCAAGCTTTATGAGGATGGCGTGGAGATTGCTCGCCGGCAGCCGATGGAGGACCAATCCAAGTGGTTTCCGATCTATTGGGGCTGGTGGTTCACCGGAGCGGATTTTCGTGTCATGCACGACCGCGCCTTGCAGGTGCAGACGATGCTGGCAGAGACCGAAGATCCGGAAATCCGGCTCCAGATCAACCATTGCATCTGGGCCATCGACTTCAATCTTGGCCATCATCACGAGACCCAGGAAGCGATCGAAGCGGGTTTGACGCTCTACGATGAGCAGTCGGCGAAGACGGGCCGGACGCTCTATGGGGGGCATGACGCGAAAGTTTGCGGCCTCGGGCAACTGGCGCTCTCATTGTGGCTGACCGGACAGCAGAAGGCGTCGGATGCGGCGCTATCGGAAATGATCGCCTTTGTCGACAGGATTGAGCATGCGCCAAGCAAGGCGCATTCGCTTGATACGGAAGCGGTGTCAGCTTTCTATCGGGACGATTTCGAGCGCCTCATCGATGTTTCACGACGAATGGCAGAATTTGCCAGGAAGCACGAGATGCAATCCCTGACGGGTATGTCGCTACTTTTCGAAGGTTGGGCTCGCGCGAACCTCGAAAATCTGGCGAGCGGTCATAGGACATTTCAAGACGGGCTCTCGCTTCTAAAGCAGCTCGGTGCCGTTATAGACCTTCCGATTTATCTCTATATGCACGCCACGATGCTTGGCCTGGCCCAGAAATACCAGGCGGCGATCGACGTCGCCAACGAGGCGATCGAGAAGGCCAACGAAACGCACCACGCCTATTGGCTGGCCGAGCTCTATCGATGCCGTGCCGTCCTTCGCGCGCGAGGCAATGCCGCGAAGGATATCGTCGCAGCCGACTTGCGGTCGGCCCTCGAAATCGCGGAACGCCAGGGCGCAAAGGCCCTTGTCGAGCGGGCGCGACGCTCAATGCGGGAGCTTGGCATTGACATTGAACGCTGA
- a CDS encoding YcaO-like family protein: MNAEPEERWPSGRRHSGPALHEFRNAILSRLRAPLSARAGPEQLEQCFRTVLPICRQARITRVADLTGLDRIGFPVVQAIRPAALSEVTSLGRGLSMTEAAVGAIMESLERFFAESIPAERVFRATADDLGLAEGLFENLLVPGAGTNWRKREIHWITGIDITTGAARPVPLELVHARYTEPPPAGDGLFTRTTTGLACHTLAYGAFLHGLFECIERDAIARAFATHGFFDRMRIAPSGLGDRVEHIRSAAGACGVSFGLWLAPSSTGVPVVWCQSIETGPGEPILALPTEGYAAGPSVAAAAASAMLEALSARAGAISGARDDQTRTHYRRSMDAIVSQARQLIIEGASSMRNVSGEAPMVTDLATLIERVLAAGLGPILAVPVGADDEMGVQCVRVILPGATPFSILR, from the coding sequence TTGAACGCTGAACCCGAAGAGCGGTGGCCAAGTGGCCGACGGCATTCTGGTCCGGCGCTTCACGAGTTTCGGAACGCGATCCTTTCCCGCCTGAGAGCCCCCCTGTCGGCGCGTGCCGGACCGGAGCAGTTGGAACAGTGCTTTCGGACGGTTCTGCCGATTTGTCGACAAGCACGGATAACGCGGGTCGCGGATCTGACCGGGCTTGACCGGATCGGCTTTCCGGTCGTTCAGGCGATCCGGCCTGCAGCGCTCTCGGAAGTGACGTCTCTCGGGCGCGGCCTCTCTATGACAGAGGCGGCAGTGGGGGCGATCATGGAATCGCTTGAGCGGTTCTTCGCCGAGTCCATTCCAGCAGAGCGCGTTTTCCGCGCCACTGCCGACGACCTCGGACTGGCGGAAGGTCTGTTTGAAAATCTTCTGGTACCAGGGGCCGGAACGAACTGGCGGAAGAGGGAAATCCATTGGATCACCGGGATCGACATCACCACCGGAGCCGCCCGGCCGGTTCCCCTTGAGCTTGTCCATGCTCGCTATACCGAGCCGCCGCCCGCCGGTGACGGCCTGTTCACACGCACGACCACCGGTCTTGCCTGTCATACTTTGGCCTACGGCGCATTCCTGCACGGGCTGTTCGAATGCATCGAGCGTGACGCGATCGCGCGTGCCTTCGCCACGCATGGCTTCTTCGACCGGATGCGGATCGCGCCCTCGGGCCTGGGGGACCGGGTCGAGCACATCCGATCCGCTGCTGGCGCGTGCGGCGTGTCGTTCGGTCTGTGGCTGGCGCCCTCGTCAACCGGTGTTCCGGTCGTCTGGTGCCAGTCGATCGAAACGGGGCCGGGCGAACCGATCCTGGCGCTGCCGACCGAGGGCTATGCCGCCGGTCCAAGCGTTGCGGCAGCCGCGGCGAGCGCGATGCTCGAGGCGCTCTCGGCCCGCGCCGGCGCGATTTCGGGCGCGCGCGATGACCAGACCCGAACGCACTATCGAAGAAGCATGGACGCAATCGTTTCCCAAGCGCGTCAGCTCATTATCGAAGGAGCGTCCTCGATGCGAAATGTTTCGGGCGAGGCGCCCATGGTTACCGATCTTGCCACGCTCATCGAGAGGGTGCTGGCGGCGGGGCTCGGCCCTATACTGGCGGTGCCGGTGGGCGCGGACGACGAAATGGGCGTGCAATGCGTGAGGGTCATCCTGCCGGGAGCCACGCCCTTTTCCATTCTGCGATGA
- a CDS encoding glycine zipper 2TM domain-containing protein, whose product MSKLTTILILAGGLALSGCQSAATTGSTGRAGEFGCIAGTVGGAVVGGLVGSTIGAGTGQLWAVGTGATLGAAGGNALTCY is encoded by the coding sequence ATGAGCAAGCTCACGACAATTCTCATTCTCGCAGGCGGCCTCGCCTTGTCTGGCTGCCAATCGGCTGCGACGACAGGATCGACCGGACGCGCTGGCGAGTTCGGCTGCATTGCCGGTACGGTCGGCGGCGCGGTCGTTGGCGGTCTGGTCGGCTCGACCATTGGCGCCGGAACCGGCCAGCTCTGGGCTGTTGGCACCGGCGCTACGCTGGGCGCGGCAGGCGGCAACGCCTTGACCTGCTATTGA